From the Salminus brasiliensis chromosome 15, fSalBra1.hap2, whole genome shotgun sequence genome, the window acaacattttaaaaagctgagAGAGCCTGAGAATTCCCaaaactgcactgtggagcacATGGTGGCTTATCTAGGGCTAAAGACTCCATCACTGTAGACGCATTTCCTTTAGCTTTCCGACTTGCTGCTGAATTGTGATCATGGTAAATGTGGCCTGCGCTGTTTACTGTTGTGTGGTTAGCGGTGGGTGTTTgtcagctctgctgtgttcagaGTACTGAGTTCTTTACTGGGCTGAGGGATGGACTCTAGAGAGGGTtatctggttagtggtgtttacTCTGCTTCCTCCAGTTACAGAAAAGTCAGCTAATCATTGATTGGATCTTTTGGCTTAAAATCCATCTATGTCTTCTATGGCTGGTTACAGTAAAATGTCCACCATGTTTACCATCAGTTCAGTGAATTGCCTACCTCGTCACATAGGGCATTGGTttgaattttatatatatatatatatatatatatatatatatatatatatatatatatatatatatatatatatatatatatttatttatttatttattttttattttttttggtgtgtaCTAAACTAGTTTAGTCTAATTACAAACTGGCTCACTTTTCGTTCCCCCTCAGAATAAAAGAGACGAACACCTACTGAAGAAACGCAACGTCCCACAAGATGAAAGTCTTGAGGACTCTGATGTAGATGCTGACTTCAAGGGGGTAATAATCTTAATACTGTTTTCTCACTCTGTCCAGTTTTTCTCTTCTTGGCTGTGTTTTTTCCACTGTGATGATACTTCATTGAttgaaataattatttttgCAGTAAATTATGGATTGTATTCTCTCAGAAATGTTGTGTTAATAAACAGCAAATGTTCTGTTTCCACTACTTTAGTACATGTTGTGTTAGGCTGCAGCCTTTTAAGAGAACACTTGGACATGCAGAAGTGTTAAAGGGCTTGCATCTTTCCTTTGCATAGTTTGGTCTACACATGACCTCTCCAAAATCAAAACTGAGTTTGGTACATTTAAACATGTGCCAAAAAGAATGTaataatgtgatgtgatgtgttttCTGAGAGACTACGCTGATCTAGCTCTTCTGGTGTTGAGTGTTTGGCTAAATGGTTAAGCCCTCCCCTAAAATGACTGTCTtccttttctgcttttctttcctctttccTCAGCAAAATGTAACACTAGACGCCATCTTACAGGTAAGATAGGATATATGGGTGTGCCATACTAGagtgaatgtgtttttataGTGTGCAGGACAGCTGACTGTGATGTATGTTAGCGAGCATGTCGGTAAATGGATTCTGATTAATGAACTCTGTGGAGACTGCATACGCTGCTCTTAAGGCACAGTTCAGGGCACACTTCATTTCATCTTCGTTTATCTTCTGTTTCACCTTctacatgtgtatatatttttttgcagaACGCCACAAGTGACAACGCAGTAGTACAGCTCAGTGCGGTGCAAGCAGCCAGGTTAGAGATTACCTCCGTTCTTCTTTTATTTGGTGTCTGTTGCCTCTGTGGCTCTGTATTCTATACACTACTGTTCAATAGTCTGAAATCAGAATCTTCGATATAATAAAGTCTGGTTGGTTGTGTATCGCTGCTGTCCGGTACAAACCTTGTATTtcacaaacagcagctttacaggagaaggggaaACATGTAATGCAAGTCATTTGGGATAATTTCTATTATGctaaaataagaaatattaGCTGTGTCAAGAATACAAAACTTAGCTGTGGAAGTTATGATAACATTTATATCTGAAATAACTAAAAGGGATCAAAACTTAACAAAAAATGATCccaaaaaagtcatttctggtATCCATTTTCTTTTTGGAATTACTCAGAATGACACGCTTTACATAGTTGCAAACATTGCtgacagatatgcaaatgtgcatgcacagcttgtctagtctctgtagagaaatacAGCCAGAAgaacagcagataaacataaacctattgacaccataatgcctaatgccaggcatgggctggaggggtataaaaaaccccagcattgagcagtggagcagtggaactgtgtgctcTGATATGATGATGGTGCACCATctagtacttttaggatgggtTGTGGGTAAggctgttgctgaatgcaatcaaattgtcACTGCAAAGGATCaaaatctatatctatatatctacatcttatatatacacatacacacccttgattttggaagaaacagtgaataagcaggtgtcccaatacttttgtccatatattacattaattaaaacattaaagataagtcttttgtttgtttattgtttagaCCACAGTGTAAGTGTTtttgctatacatgtatagaattaTATAACCTTGACAAATGATTAAGAAAACTGAAAAGTTGTATAAATCAGTGTGTTCGCAGTGTGTGCTTGTGGAAAGACCCAGACAAGATAGATAGTAAAATTACAGGATAGCCTGAAAATATTATTTTGGGCAAGGAATTAggcatttttttaacaaaattatAATTGGTTAAATTTGATATAATTTGGTGCAAGCATTTGTGTGTGGGTTTGAATTGTGGCAGCACActgttatttaaataaacagtggCTGTATGTGTAGAATGTGCTGAGTAAAGTGTTGTTTATGCTGGCAGGCTCTTAACTGCATTTCTTTTCCCCCCTCTGTGCAGAAAGCTACTCTCCAGTGACAGAAATCCCCCCATCGATGACTTGATAAAGTCCGGGATCCTCCCCATCCTAGTCAAATGCCTGGAGAGGGACGACAAGTGAGTCATCCCTCTGCACCACACCACCACAGTAGGATTGGGAgaaaagggagggagagtgtgAGAATTGTGGCTGGAATCTATTTATAGGACATTATAGAtgataatcatggtgtagtttTATAGTTGGGGTTGGAGGTGAGTAGTTCCAGGATATATGCTAATGCTGTGATGCAGAAGTAGCTGGTTATTTAATGTTAGACATATTATGCATCCTGATTGGCTACCCATGCGTCCATGTGTACGCGTTTTCTTGCAGTGTTTGCACACAGTTCCCTCAGTATGCCAATAGGAAAGGTTGTGATTGGTATTCTACATGCAAGTCAAACAGCCTTTTGCGTTTTCCTGTCAAAGTAGGCGCTAGCAGGACTGCAGACAAGGTTACATTATCAGCTCTTTAATTCTATTGGCTATCTGGAGTTAATAAAGCTAGCTAACTATATTAGCACTGGATACAATGGGGTCAGATGGCTTATAGGGTTTTTTTAAGGTTGAGATTGAGTGTATCCAAGGCTTTAGTGGTGTGTGCAGCTTTTCTGTTCCATCTGAATGCGAAGGGAATTACAGGTTGTCGCACCAGCAGGCATGAAGAGTGAGGAGAGGGGGTTGAGAAGAGTGGGAAGGGGGGGCCAGAAGGGCTGTGTGGGACAGAGCGCTTGAGATTACAGGAAGAGTGGTTGAGTACGTGTGCtgtaaagagggagagagagagagggagagagatacaaaCAGAATGTGATGGATTGATGGAGGGAGATGTGGGATGGCATGGATGGTTGAATGAATGGATAGAGGGAAAGAAACTGGAGCGTGAGGGAGATCCTGAAGTGCCAGCTCATTCTGCTGTGTACtgtcaggcttttttttttttttaacccattCTCCCCTCCCccatatctctctttctctcactctctccctcatccctctctcgtgtgtgtgtgtgtgtgtgtgtgtgtgtgtgtgtgtgtgtgtgtgtgtgtgtgtgtgttctcgtTCTCGCAGGGCTTGTTTAATGTGAGTATTTCAGGCCTGCTCCTACTGCCCTGTACAGTGGGTGTACACACAGTAATTATACCTAGCTTATGACCAGCGTTCCAGTAtagatttctttttctttggcCTACTTCAGACTAGGGGTCAACTATGGTAGTAtgttcatgtattttatttatttttttaatcttatTACAAATTATCCTGCACTGTGACAATAAACCGGTCATAGCATAGTGCTTCAAGGGAAACATAATACAAATAtcttataaaattatatatatatatatatatatatatatatatatatatatatatatatatatatatataattacgcCCCAACATTTCCCACCTCTAGCTGAGTCTACAGCAAAGTCAGCCATAGTGTCATCAGAGAATTGAGAGAATTGATCCTGCTAATCCACTTCCCCTTCCTTTACAGTGACTTGGGGTCGAGAAAGAATACTATTTGGCATGACAGGCTCAGTAGGAGTCTCAAATTACTCCATGTTGAATGTGTACTAGAAAGGGTGCAGTtgaagcatttgtaatgcacaCTTTAGGAAGCAGAAGAGCCCTGTATTATACTCTGTGTAGGGTGTAGAAGAAGCCTTTATTCATGGCTGTTGTAGTGCTCTATGTAGGGTGTAAAACGGGGTTTGATGATGTCCCTGCTCTTACAGCAAAACCTGCCAATTAACAGGTTGAATCAGGGGTGCTTGAGCAAGAAAAGCATGAAGCTCTACAGGAATCTGGCACTATGTAGGAGATGGAAGAGGCCTATCAAAAGAGGCCTATGTTGTACACTATGTAGGGTGTAGAGGATGCCTTTATTGCATGGCGtttgtagtgcactatgtaggatGCTGGAGAAGGTTTTATTGTGCACTATTTAAGGGTGCTGAAGATTGTATTTTGAGGCTGTTGTAGTGTTCtgtgtagtgcactatgtaggatGGAGAAGCAGTCATTGTGCACAATTTAGGGTGCAGAAGAATACACTTTTAAAGTAAAGGATAAAACTGACGAACAGGTGGCTGTGGCTTGGGTTTCTTGCAGTTTATTTATACACAATTTATTTAGCCATTTATAAATGTCACATTTTCTGCTGttgctaaatgtaaataatttttaatacatataaaaaagCAAAAGGCTTCTAGAAACCTCAATTTCCTTTGTCTTTGTAGTGAGTATGAGTTTGAGTTGATATCTGTTAGTAAAAATGATGAACGGAAGAAAAAAGCAAGCCGTGACCGAGAATATTTTTGTAATTGAGTTTTAGTGGTTATTAATCCTGGAACACACCCAACTGGGGATATTCTCTGATTGTTTTTGCCTCTGTAGAAAGTCTGGGCTTTTACTGACCTTCTgacctttctgtctgtcttgacatttctctctctttcatccaTTCGTGTCCCGCCTTCCCTGCACCCACCCATGCCTTTGTCCATCTCCATTTCTCTTTCCACAGTCCCTCGTTGCAGTTTGAAGCTGCCTGGGCTTTGACTAACATAGCATCAGGGACCTCAGCGCAGACGCAGGCCGTGGTCAAATCCAGTAAGTACCAATCTGTTTAAACAGCTGAATCGAGTAAATATCTCTCTCGCGCGTACAcgcgctctcactctctctttcagagCCAACTGACCTCTTTTGCTCCTCTCTCACCCATTGTGTCTAGATGCTGTTCCCTTGTTTTTGCGACTGCTCCATTCCCCTCACCAGAATGTGTGTGAGCAGGCTGTGTGGGCACTGGGCAACATCATTGGTAAGTTAAcgcctgttttttattttttgcccctccctcctccccttCATATTGCTGCTTAAAGATTTACTCCTTGAATGATAATTGGTCTTATTGGAATTTTCAGCTGGCATAAGGGCTTAGTGtaggtacagtgcagtgatacaagatgagctctctctctctctctctctctctcatatatatatatatatatatatatatatatatatatatatatatatatatatatatatataatcataaatcaatgaATAAATGTCAAATAGTGTCAAATAAATCTGAAGAAATGTTTAGCACGTAAAAATGAGGATGGTGATTCGTGTTATTGCAACTTCTTGTTTTTGGAAAAATGTAACAAACAGGGAGAGTGCAATTGCTAATGGTCGGAATGACACTGATGCAACAGAATCTACTTTAAGGCACATATTTCAAAGGTATTCCAGTCATTTTGTCACCCTTTTAATTTTGCTTATAGAGACGAATGCAAATGCATAATCCAAAAAAATGGGCCTGTGTCATTACACTGCTATGTTTGAAGCAGTCATAGCGATACTTAAAGCATAACATTGTAGTTGGCTTTAAGTTTTTGTAAGTCAAGGACCCTGATGGTTATGTCGGTCATTGTTTTCTAATGAGGGGAGAATGTTATTgttgtgtattggcaagaacctggcaatgCGATACTTGCCACAATATGGGAGTTATGATTCAATGTACTACAGTTTATAAGCAAGGCAGCatattgcgatactgtaagTAAGGCTTGTCTTTTCCTGTGAAGTCACCATTTTAGACAGTTGTCTTTCAGATGTTTTTATTGAACAGCGAcgatatattaaaaaaaaaaagattcatgtatttcttttttacagaGCTTTAAAGGTAAGCTTTTGTAAAAGAAAAATGTCCTATGATCCATCATATGATTataatctgagtaaaagaaatgCAATCAGACCAGTGGGGTCTAAAGAGTACACACAACACAGCTATCTTAACAgttggggtttaaacacaacttAAACTGAACCACTGTCAGCCACCAATGCCAAACACTTCGATACTTTGATAGATCAATATTTTTCTCACAACCCTCCAGAATATTGTCTAGTCACAGAAAATATAAAGCCATTTAATTGCGTTTTTGCAGCTGTTACATAGGGAAATGGGAGGTACTGGAGGGTTTACTGTTTCCAGTGATGAAGGATGAAGAGAGGGTTGCGATCTTAAAATCTCCTACCTATAAACAAAACTATTGACAGAATTACAGAGAGCTTTGGGTTGCCTCCCATTGGGGCTGTACCAGGCGCGACCAACTGGGGAAAAAACCCAGAGGAAGACTCAGGACCGCTGGAGGGATTATATCTACCGGCCGGCCTGGGAGCTTCTGGGGATCTCCCAAAAGGAGTTTGTGAAAGTGGCTAGGGACAGGGATGCCTGAGCTTTTGTGCTTGCCCTATTGCCTCTGCAACACTGAACTGGATTAAGCGGATATGATTGTGATTAAGGAGGGAggagttttattaatgtttactgTTTACAAACAGCCTTTTTTTCCTGGAGATTTTTACAGCTAGACTCAAAAGGCCAACTAAGAGCAACTGTAATTTAATTATTGTCTTTTATCTAAGCTTAGCATGTTTTTCTTTGCAGGTGATGGGCCACAGTGTCGAGATTATGTCATCTCATTGGGCGTGGTCAAACCCCTCCTGTCATTTATTAATCCCTCCATCCCAATCACCTTTCTGAGAAACGTTACCTGGGTCATCGTTAACCTGTGCCGAAACAAGGACCCTCCTCCACCCATGGAAACAGTACAGGAGGTGAGGGTGCTAGACATGGGCAACCATTTTTGTGACTTGAATAGCCATATTTATAAAACATCTCAACAAGAATTTTTTTTGAGTGTTTAGaataaaataagcaaaaataTGGAAATTGCATTGCTTCCGGTGAGAACCATGCCTTAATGGATACTTCAGCTACAAACTGGCGGTGCACCAGATCTTCAGTGTAAAATTTTTTCTCAAGAATAGAACATTTTAAACCCTTAAACCCTGCAAAGCCTACATGTAGGCCCTAAACTAGAACATTACTttaataggccctaaaatagaaccatgTGGTAATGGTAAACTAGGCAACTATACAAAAGTTATCCATGTAAGATTAAAACTGAAGTATTAATTTAGGGTTTATTGGGTTAATATCAGAAGCCTACTGCCGACAACACAACTTTTGGTATTATTACCTAAAACTTTCCAATGCTCTAGCAGTCCTCTGTGTTTTTTGGTCAGGGGGTCAAACAGCTCTCCTGTCTCTGCTTCATTGATTCCTAAAGGTTGAATTGGGCTTGTGACCTGAAGATcacaggttcaggttcagggaTGGGGGAAGGAACAGTGTTTTCTCCTTCCTAAACCTTCATGGTGTAGTTGTCTTAACAACATAACCTCCAAATTCTCTCTGAGTGCCATTGTTTAGGCGACCCAGCTGTTTTCTTTTACTGCCCTATTCATTGTTAGGCTAAATTGCATTGTACTGCATTTGGCTACAAAGTGGACTAATTCTAATAATTTATGCATTAAACATCTGTGTATTTGTGTCTGTATTTTGACATAACTGTGTTTTGCCTAATATAACCCTTAACTGTTGTAAAATTACTGTATCTCATGACCCCTTGTGACTTATTGCTGTATTCTAagtctgtgtatgtgtttacactgcattCCTCTCTGTGACACGATCACAACTCCATTAAAATCCCTGCATAACCCTGCCTGCTGTTTAAAGATAATGCGTTCCTAGAGAAACCTCATTTTATCCCAGCCACTGCTGACTGCTCCTCTAGCCTCAATGCTCTAGTAAACAACTCTGACCTGCCTGAAAGGAAAATAATCCAGACACCATGTTTCAGGCTTTAATATGTACTTTATCCTGCTCTATCGCTGTGATCACACAATGCAACTTTGATATGAAAGGAGCCTTATTGAACCACCTGCTGCCAAGAAGTCATTAGACACAAGAGGGTGTGTGCgtatgcgtatgtgtgtgtgtgtgtgtgttcgtctgTCTGGAATGCATAAAAAGCAACTGCACCTATAAAGGCTTGTCTGATGAATACATTATTCTGATCTGAGAAATAGTGTCTGTGAGTCCTGATTAAAAttccatttttttctcttttacagATCCTTCCTGCGCTATGTGTACTTATATaccacacagatataaatgtaagTCCAGTCCCCTCACAGTGAATAATGCATGGCATACACGAGTTGCAGATTATGTCTTTCTTTTGTCATTTGCAGGCTATAGTGTCTGGATCACCTTTTGATTCAATTTTTTAATTCTTTCTCAATTTTCTACTCCCATTTTTCCCCCTCCATGTCCCTACTTCACCCTTCTCTAGATTCTTGTAGACACAGTGTGGGCTTTATCATACCTAACAGACGGCGGGAACGAGCAGATACAGATGGTCATAGACTCAGGTGTCGTCCCCTTCCTCGTCCCCCTGCTCAGCCACCAAGAAGTTAAAGTTCAGGTAAAGAAAAAGGGGGggacaaatacaaaaaaaaacttgtttgGATGGGTGGACATCACATTTCAATTCTAAGTCAGTCATTCACTCCTGCTAAATCTAATAATGACAGGTCAAGTCAAAGTCAGATTTCAATTACATGACAAGGGAGTCTATTCCTTGCACAAATTATAGTGGAATTATGGGTGTTACCGTAGAGCTCATGATTCAGCAACATTTGATTTACATGGATATTTTGGCCTTCTTTAGGCCTATATTGAAAAGCTTATCGTTAAGGAAATGCTCTTTCAGAAATGCTATTAAGTGAAAAAataattttgtattattttttattcatattatgtAATGTGTTTTTGATACAGCAAAAATAATGAGTGCCaaaatttgacttttttgttaGGGTTAACGTTTCAATTTTCAGGTTATTAAAgcattcaacatggtcaaaATGTATCTCTTTCTATATtgtaacagttttttttttttttttaatcataactttcagtggaagtcatgtttggagcatttctattcattcatcatgaaagtttGACATAATACCAGAATTACGTTTTCTCAAAGTGCgatgtcaaaaatggagatgcaaggtttttttgCATGAAGATGATGTTCAGCACAATGTAGAGTATGTCGAGTATGTAGAGTACTAAGTCCTAATTAGTTGTAAAATGTCTATAAATGTCTTTACAGCGTTACTGTAGTTTATTGGTTGTAGATCCAGCTCCGTCCCACCTATTGGCAGCCTTTGATATAGTCCTTCCATTTACATTACAAGACTCACAAATGGAAAAatcttgtttgctttttttgttcCTTGAAATTCATGTTGTAAGGAGCAGATGCAATTATGCTTATAAAGTTTTACTTCCAACTTTCTGTTTCAAACAGTCAAAAAATTGAACTGATAAACGTTACAAAGATAGATTTTAGAAGGGTTCACTGGGGTTTGCAGGTCCATTCTGACTGTTTAGGCATGTAAGCTAATATCTAGTGTGTTAGCTCGGGAGTATTTTAGCCATAACTAACAGGTTAGCCACAAAACAACATTTAAACGCAATGTTACATTGTATCGTTACATTGCATTGTTACATCTCTACCTGGTATTATTATGTAAATTGCACAGGGCACATTTCCCACTATGTTTCATTTGTTACGGCCCTTGTTAGTATTTGTTGAACTTTCAGAATTGACAGAGGAGATTAATGGTTTGAaattctctcctctctcactttTCCAGACAGCAGCACTGA encodes:
- the kpna3 gene encoding importin subunit alpha-4, which produces MAENAGLENHRIKSFKNKGRDVETMRRHRNEVTVELRKNKRDEHLLKKRNVPQDESLEDSDVDADFKGQNVTLDAILQNATSDNAVVQLSAVQAARKLLSSDRNPPIDDLIKSGILPILVKCLERDDNPSLQFEAAWALTNIASGTSAQTQAVVKSNAVPLFLRLLHSPHQNVCEQAVWALGNIIGDGPQCRDYVISLGVVKPLLSFINPSIPITFLRNVTWVIVNLCRNKDPPPPMETVQEILPALCVLIYHTDINILVDTVWALSYLTDGGNEQIQMVIDSGVVPFLVPLLSHQEVKVQTAALRAVGNIVTGTDEQTQVVLNCDVLSHFPNLLTHPKEKINKEAVWFLSNITAGNQQQVQAVIDAGLIPMIIHQLAKGDFGTQKEAAWAISNLTISGRKDQVEYLVQQNVIPPFCSLLSVKDSQVVQVVLDGLKNILIMAGEEASTIAEIIEECGGLEKIENLQQHENEDIYKLAFEIIDQYFSGDDIDEDPSLIPEATQGGTFNFDPASNLQTKEFKF